The Vibrio cyclitrophicus sequence TACCGACGCTTATCACCTCTTCAGACGAAGATATGCGTGCGGTTATTACGGCTGCGCGTGAATACCACAACCAGTACCAGAACCAATCTTTAGGTCTGCACCTTGAAGGCCCTTACCTAAACGTTGCGAAAAAAGGCATCCATAGCGTCGATCACATTCGTAAATCTGACAGCGAAATGATTGAGCTTATCTGTGAAAACCGTGACCTTGTTGCAAAAGTAACATTGGCTCCAGAGCTTAACGAACCAGAACACATCGAACGCCTACACAAAGCTGGCGTTGTCGTTTCTATCGGTCACACCAACGCAACTTACGCAGAAGCGCGCCAAGGTTTCGAATCTGGTATCACATTCGCTACTCATCTATTCAATGCAATGACGCCAATGGTTGGTCGTGAGCCTGGCGTTGTAGGCGCGATTTACGACACACCAGAGGTTTACGCTGGTATTATTGCGGACGGTTTCCATGTTGATTACGCAAACATCAGAATTGCGCATAAAATCAAGGGAGAAAAGTTGGTATTAGTGACGGATGCCACAGCTCCTGCAGGTGCTGACATGGAATACTTTATTTTTGTCGGTAAGAAAGTATATTACCGAGATGGTAAGTGTGTTGATGAAAACGGCACACTGGGCGGCTCAGCTCTGACTATGATTGAAGCAGTTCAGAATACAGTTGAGCACGCTGGTATCGCTTTAGACGAAGCTCTTCGCATGGCTACGCTATACCCAGCTACGGCTATCGGTGTAGAAAGCAAGCTAGGTCGAATCAAAAAAGGCATGGTTGCAAACCTAGCTGTATTTGACCGAGATTTTAACGTTAAAGCGACTGTTGTTAACGGACAATACGAGCACAATTAAGTATGAATGGCGGACAAATAGGTAACGTAGACTTAGTTAAACAACTAAACAGTGCGGCGGTATACCGACTTATAGACCAACAAGGGCCTATCAGTCGTATACAAGTGGCTGATGTAAGCCAACTCGCACCGGCAAGTGTTACAAAAATTACCCGCCAACTTTTAGAGCGCGGCCTAATTAAAGAGGTTGCGCAGCAAGCGTCTACTGGCGGTAGACGCGCTATCTCCCTAACCACAGAAGTAGAACCTTTTCATTCTGTCGCTGTGCGTTTGGGTCGAGACTACATTCAAATAAGCCTGCATGACCTTGGCGGTCGTGAATTGGCTTTCCAACAACAAGACCTAAATTATTCAGACCAATCAGACCTTACCCAAGGCTTGGTCAATAACCTCAAAGCTTTCATTGCTGAGCATCAGCCAAAGATCGACCAACTGATTGCCATTGGTGTCACTCTTCCTGGCCTAGTTAACCCAACGACCGGTGTTGTTGAGTACATGCCGAATACCGACATAGATAACCTTGCATTAAGCGACATTATTCGCGATACATTCCATGTTGCTTGTTTTGTTGGTAACGATGTTCGAGGAATGGCGCTTGCTGAACACTACTTCGGAGCAAGTAAAGACAGCCAAGATTCTATTTTGGTCAGTGTTCACCGTGGTACAGGTGCAGGTATTATCGTTAATGGTCAGGTTTTCCTTGGTCATAACCGTAACGTGGGTGAAATTGGTCATATCCAAATTGATCCGCTAGGCGAGCAATGCCAATGTGGTAACTTCGGGTGTCTTGAAACCGTAGCGGCAAACCCAGCTATCGTTGAACGAGTGCAGAAGCTGATTAAGCAAGGCTACGAGTCTTCTTTAACAGAGCTTGAACATATTACGATTCAAGACGTTTGTGACCACGCGATTAATGGTGATGAGCTAGCTAAGCAAAGCTTGGTTCGAGTAGGAAACCAGTTAGGTAAGGCGATCGCTATGACGATTAACTTATTTAACCCTCAAAAAGTTATCATCGCGGGTGATATTACGAAGGCACAAGAGATTGTTTTCCCTGCAATTAAGCGCAATGTAGAGAATCAGTCGTTAACGACTTTCCATAGCGGCTTGCCTATTGTAGCATCACAGATCGATAAACATCCTACGATGGGAGCTTTTGCCATGATTAAGCGCGCCATGCTCAACGGTGTGTTGCTGCAGAAGCTTCTCGAAGACTAGAGAAAAACAATTCTGATTTTCCACGGGCCGTGTTTGTATAAACACGGCCCGTTTTTTTAAGCTAGGGAACTACAACAACAAGTTATGGAACTTATATTAATATCCACTGCGTTTATCGCAGGATTTATTGCTTTAAAGTGTCACCTTCCCCCATTAGTTGGTTTTTTGGTTGCAGGCTTTGGGCTTTTTGCCTTTGGCTTTGAAACCAATGACACCATCATTACTTTAGCTGACCTTGGTGTCACGCTGCTTCTATTTACTATCGGCTTAAAACTCGACATCAAAACCCTACTCTCTAAAGAGATCTGGGCTGGCGCGACAATCCACAACCTTTTGTCCACTCTGTTTTTCGCTGTCGCCCTATTTGGTTTTAAGTTCTTAGGTATTTCATCGCTGGCTGCCATGTCGGTAGAACAGATCGTTCTGCTCGGTTTTGCTCTGTCATTCTCCAGTACGGTATTTGCGGTTAAGACTCTGCAAGAGAAAGGCGAAATGAATGCGACTTACGGAACTCTGGCGATTGGTATCTTGGTCATGCAGGATATCTTCGCCGTAGTATTCCTAACGGCTTCTACAGGTAAAATCCCTGAGTGGTATGCGATTGCTCTGTTTGCCTTGCCCTTACTACGCCCACTGTTCTACAAAGTGCTCGATTGGGTTGGTCATGGTGAGATGCTGGTTCTTTCCGGCATCTTCTTCGCATTAGTCGTAGGTGCTGGTTTATTCCATTTGGTTGGTGTGAAACCAGACCTGGGTGCTCTTGTTCTAGGTATGTTACTTGCGGGTCACCCAAAAGCCTCAGAGCTATCAAAATCGCTGTTTAACCTTAAAGAGCTTTTCCTCGTCTGTTTCTTCTTGAACATTGGTTTGTCAGAGCAACCAACCATTCAAGGCTTTATGCTTGCAATCTTGTTCTTACTGATGCTGCCAGTGAAAGGGGTTCTCTACTTCTTGGTGCTTAACCGCTTCAAGTTCCGTGTTCGAACGTCCCTACTTGCCTCTTTATCACTGTTTAACTACAGCGAATTTGGCCTAATCGTTGGTGGCCTCGCCTTCAAGATGGGTTGGATGTCGGGTGATATCTTAGTTGCCGTAGCGATTGCGGTTTCACTGTCGTTCTTAATCGCTGCACCTTTAAACCGAGCTGGTCACAAGCTTTATCAGCAGTCAGGTAAATGGCTGAAAGAGCACGCGTCAGAAAAGCTTCACCGACGTGATAAGCGAATTGACCCGGGTCGGGCTCAAGTTCTTATTCTTGGTATGGGACGAATTGGTACTGGTGCTTATGACGAATTACGTTCTCGCTACGGTAAAGTGAGCTTAGGTGTCGAAGTTCGTGAAGAAGCTGCGCACAACCACAGAAGCCATGGCAGAAACGTGATTTCTGGCGACGCGACTGACCCAGATTTTTGGGAGCGAATTCTAGATACAGCAAACGTAAAACTGGTGATTTTGGCAATGCCTCACCACCAAGGTAATCAAACCGCTTTAGAACAATTAAAGTCACGTAACTTTAAAGGCCAAATTGCGGCTATTGCTGAATACCCAGATCAACTCGAAACACTGAAAGAGAATGGCGTTGATGCGGCATTTAACATTTACAGCGAGGCTGGTAGTGGTTTTGCTCGCCACGTTTGCGAACAGTTAAATCCAAATATCAATAAAATCTAGTATTAGACCGTGTTCAACCAAACCTCTCAAAACTGCCTATTTTTCGCACTTTTGAGAGGTTTTTGTTTAAAAAACCAACCGCAATTAAACGCCACCCATCAAAATCACATGTAAATTAGATAATTTCTAACATAACACCCTTTATATTATTTTTTTGCTCACATCCGGTTGCTTTTTTTAGCCAGAATGGCAAATTGAATGCAGTTGATTTGGAAATTATTTAAAAGGAAGTTCTATGTGTTCAGTATTTGGCATTCTCGACATTAAAAGTGATGCCGCAGCACTTCGCCCTATTGCTTTAGAAATGTCTAAAAAGCTTCGTCACCGTGGTCCAGACTGGTCTGGTATCTATGCTGGTGAAAAAGCAATCCTTGCTCATGAGCGTCTTGCTATTGTTGGCTTGAACAGTGGTGCTCAACCACTATACAGCCAAGACAAAAAGCACATTCTTGCAGTAAACGGTGAAATTTATAACCACAAAGAACTTCGCGCACGCTATGAAGATAAGTACCAGTTCCAGACTGATTCTGACTGTGAAGTTATCCTAGCGCTATACCAAGAGATGGGTGCAGACCTTCTAGAAGAGCTTAACGGTATTTTCGCTTTCGTTTTATACGACGAAGAGAAAGACGAGTACCTAGTGGGCCGCGACCATATTGGTATTATCCCGCTTTACCAAGGTTACGATGAGCACGGTAACTACTACGTGGCTTCAGAGATGAAAGCATTGGTTGAAGTATGTAAGACGATCAGTGAATTCCCTCCTGGTAGCTTCTACTCTTCTAGAGATGCAGAGCCTCAGCGTTACTACATCCGAGATTGGAACGAATACGCTGCCGTTCAAGGCAACAGCACAAGCAAAGAAGAGCTGACTGAAGCACTAGAAGCAGCGGTTAAACGTCAACTAATGACTGACGTTCCTTACGGTGTGCTTCTATCAGGAGGCCTTGATTCATCAATTACTTCAGCAGTCGCTAAACGCTTTGCAGCAATGCGCATCGAAGACGATGAGCAATCTGAAGCTTGGTGGCCACAACTGCACTCATTCGCTGTTGGCCTTGAAGGCGCACCAGATCTTATCGCTGCTCGTGAAGTTGCAGATAAGATTGGTACCGTACACCACGAGATGACTTACACCATTCAGGAAGGCTTAGATGCCATCCGTGATGTTATCTACCACATCGAGACTTACGATGTAACAACGATTCGTGCATCAACGCCGATGTACTTGCTTGCTCGTAAGATCAAGGCAATGGGCATCAAGATGGTACTGTCTGGTGAAGGTGCCGATGAGATCTTTGGTGGTTACCTGTACTTCCATAAAGCGCCAAACGCGAAAGAGTTCCATGAAGAGACAGTACGTAAGCTACTTGCTCTAAGCATGTTCGACTGTGCTCGTGCAAACAAATCACTAGCGGCATGGGGTGTTGAAGGCCGTGTACCATTCTTGGATAAAGAGTTCATAGATGTCGCAATGCGTCTGAACCCTGAAGACAAGATGTGTGGCAACGGTAAAATGGAAAAACACATCCTGCGTGAATGTTTTGAAGACTACCTACCAGATTCAATCGCATGGCGTCAAAAAGAGCAGTTCTCTGATGGTGTTGGCTACGACTGGATTGACACATTAAAAGCAACAGCTGAAGCAAAAGTAACGGATCAACAAATGGAAGCTGCTAAGTTCCGTTTCCCTTACAACACGCCAACAACCAAAGAAGGTTATGCTTACCGTGAAATCTTTGAGGAGCTATTCCCTCTAGAATCTGCGGCAGAATGTGTACCTGGTGGTCCTTCAGTTGCTTGTTCATCAGCGAAAGCGATTGAGTGGGATGAGTCATTCAAAAACTGTGTTGACCCATCAGGCCGTGCAGTACAAGCCGTTCACAACGACTCTTACTAAAAGCTATCTTTTGAATAAATGCTAAACACTAAAAAGGCGCACAATGCGCCTTTTTTATTAAGCCTTATTTTTGTTATTGCAGTTATGCGTGAGCTTGAAGTGCCTCGTTCTCGATACTGACGGGCACCACTTGACTGATCATCTTAACTAACATGATAGAGCGTGCCTCACCATCTTTTTGATGATAGATAGCCTCAATACCAGCAAACTGACCGCTCTTAATTTTCACGACTTGCCCAGACTCAAACTCAATACAACAATCTTCAACTTCGTTACTGCAGCACTTCTCAAACTCTTTGAGTTCAAACACCAAGTCTCCTTGGACCTCGTGCGGCCTTGCACCGAACTTAATAAAGTCCACAACACCACGTGTTGAACGAACAGTCGTGAAGCTAGGACCTTGCTCGTAATCGAAGCGAACAAAGATGTAAGACGGAAATAGCGGTTCTTTGACCTGCTTTTCTTTTCCTCTTACAACCTTTGCAACTTCTATTTGGGGATAAAAACACTCTACCCCTTGATTTTCTAAGTGCAACTGCGCGCGTTTTTGATCACCACGCTTACAGTAAAGTAAATACCAACGTTTCATTTAACTAGCCATTTTATATTTTTAGATATTTTACCACACGCCTAAAACGGTTGAATCCCATTAATAAAATGAATCGTTACTAACCAGAAATAATGCGTAGTAGACCAATTTATCAACAAAAAGTTATAGGTGTCGGAGTGGTTAAGCATTGTACAGAGATCATTTAAAGATCAAAAGGCTCATTGTTGTAAGCATATGTACGCCCACCACAATAGGTACACCATACCATTAATATTAAAACAATTCACCAGAGAAATGCGTCTAAAGTTTTTCATTCAACACAACTTTAATAAAGGTTATTAACCAACCAACTCAAATCTGGAAAATTAGTTTGCAGCACATCTAAAATGGGCAACATTAAAATCAAAGAACTTTAATATCAACACCTTAGCTAAACCAAGTTGTCGTAACCATAAAATAAGTCTATTGCAGACTTTTATCCCACTGTGTATACATGAATGACTATAAAATCTTTTAATACCTAAAATTAGTAAAACTTATGCCAAGCAACCACAACATCTTTGGCCACCCTAGAGGCCTATTTCTACTTTTTAGCACAGAGCTATGGGAACGTTTCTCTTACTATGCGATGCGTGCCATCCTTGTCTTATTTTTGACTGACACCACCCTTAACGGTGGACTTGCTTGGTCAACGAAAGATGCACTCGATCTCTACGGTATTTATACGGGTTTAGTCTACATTACACCATTAATTGGTGGCTGGATTGCCGATAACTACCTAGGGCAGCGTAAATCAATTCTGATTGGCGGTGTATTAATGGCACTTGGCCAATTTACACTGGCTCTGCCTAACGGTTTCATTGGCTTAGACCAAGTGAACGCTCTGTACCTTGGTTTAGCGCTGCTAATCAGTGGTAACGGTATGTTTAAGCCGAACATCTCAACCATGGTTGGCGACCTGTACCAAGAAGGCGATAACCGCCGTGACGGTGCTTTCACCATTTTCTACATGGGCATCAACTTAGGTGCACTACTTGGTGGCTTGATTTCGGGTGCTGCTGTCGACTCGTTCGGTTGGAAAGCAGGTTTCCTAGCCGCTGGTATTGGTATGGTTATTAGCTTGATCATGCAAGTGACAATGGCTCAGTCTTGGTTAGGCAACATCGGTTCTGTTCCTGCTGCTGCACGAGCGAAAGCACTGAATAAATCTAAAGAAAAAGCACCACTGACCAAAGAAGAGTTCGACAGACTAAAAGTGATTCTTATCATGGGTCTGTTCGTGATTGTTTTCTGGGCGGGCTTTGAACAAGCTGGCGGCCTAATGAACATCTACACTCAACAATATACTGACCGTATGATTGGTGGTTTTGAAGTTCCAGCTGCTTGGTTCCAATCTCTGAACCCATTCTTCATCATTACACTTGCACCGATCATCGCTGCATTTTGGGTGAAGCTTGGTAAACGTGAACCAAACTCACCAGTTAAGTTTGCGATGGCGTTGTTCTTCTTAGCACTAGGCTTTGTGTGCATGATGGGTGCGGTAATGGAGCAAGGCGGCGACCTAACAGTGAAAACATCAATGCTATGGTTAGTTGGTGCTTTCTTCTTCCATACCCTTGGTGAGCTTTGTCTATCGCCTATTGGCCTGTCGTTGGTCACTAAGTTAGCTCCGCTTCGCCTAGCATCATTGATGATGGGTGCATGGTTTGGCTTCAATGCGGTGGCAAACTACGTAGCTGGCCTTGTGGGTTCTCACGTTGGTGAGCTTGGTGCTATGTCTATCTTCAGTGGCATCGCTATCACAGCAACAGTGAGTGGCATATTACTGCTGCTTTGTGCTGGTAAGCTTGTGTCATGGATGCATGGCGTAGAAACCAACATGACGCTTGAAACAGAACCTAAAGCTAAGCAAGCAACAGAAACATCTGCGGCTTAAACTCTCAAGCTGTTTCAACACAAAGTATCCGGTTCAAAAAGGGCTGCTCAATGAGCAGCCCTTTTGTTATTTGTATGATATGCCTTAATGTTAACGACAAGCCGTAATCATTGCTCAACAGTTATTAGCGATACAGCGCCACTAACTCTGCCATCATATCGATGTGCGAATCTCTGTCGTTCAGACACATAATGTAGCTAAAGTCTGAGCCACCAGCTTCGATGAAAGTCTCTTTACACTGATCTGAAATCTCTTCCAATGTTTCCAAGCAATCCACCGAAAATGCAGGAGCCATGATATCGATCTTCTTGATGCCTTTGCTCGGCAGTGATTCAAGAGTCTCGTCAGTGTATGGCTTCAACCACTCTTCTCGACCAAATCGCGATTGGTAGGTCATGGTGATATCGTCTGCTGATAAACCTAACTCTGCCGCAAGTAATTTTGTTGTCGCTTCACAATGCTGAGGGTAGATATCGCCTTCATCAGCCAGTCGCTTCGGAATACCGTGGAAAGAACACACTAAATGATCGGCCCTGCCATTTTTATCCCAATGACTACGAACGCTTTCAGCCAATGCTTTTGCATAACTTGGATGAGCGTAGTAATCACGAATAAAGCGATAACTCGGGATGACCGGCATCTGTTTAAAGGCCTTGGTTAAACCATCAGAAACAGCCGCTGTGGTTGTGCCAGAGTACTGCGGATATAAAGGCAGTACTATGATGTCCTCAACGCCCCGCTCCATCAGCTGTTCAATACCTGTTTTTAGACTTGGGTTACCATAGGTCATACCCAGCGCAACAGGCACCTCTAGTTTCTTTTGGAGCTTTTCAGCTTGTCTTTGAGAGTACACAAGCAGTGGAGAGCCTTCATCCATCCAGACAGACTGATACAACTTAGCGACTTTAGGCGAGCGAATCGGCAAAATCACCCCATGTAATATAGGACACCAAAGCCAACGCGTTAGGTTTACAACTCGCTTGTCGTGTAAGAATTCACTCAAAAATCGACGAACGCCAGCGGGGGTCGCCGAATCTGGTGTTCCTAAGTTCACCAGTAAAACGCCCTGCTTTTTATTATTTTCCATAGATACCTGAGACCAATATGTGATTTTCTGGAAAGTAATATACTAATCTGCATAAGTTTAAGATCATTGCTTCCCACAGAATGTCTGAATAATCATTCTTGATGTGAGAGACACAACATCCACTCTCGATTGTTAGCCACTGCCATCGGGTCTAAACCGTTCTGAATCATGTGCAATCAAATTATCTAGATTGGTATCGTACTAAAAATTGAAACAAAAAAAGCGACCCTTAAGGTCGCTTCCAATATATCAAATTCTAAAACTGGCTGTTAGCCAATTATGCTAGTGCTTTCTCAAGTTCTGCACTAACTTCAGCAACTTGCTTAGTACCGTCAAACTTAAGGTACTGAGTGTTACCTGCTTCTGCTTCTTTACCGTAGTAAGAGATTAGCGGAGCTGTTTGATCGTGGTATACACCTAGACGTGCACGAACTGTTTCTTCTTTGTCGTCATCACGTACAACTAGGTCTTCACCAGTTACGTCATCTTTACCTTCTTCTTTAGGTGGGTTGTACACATTGTGGTATGTACGACCAGAAGGAAGGTGAGCACGACGACCAGCCATACGCTCAACAATCACATCGTCAGCTACGTCGAATTCAACAACGTAATCAACAGCGATGCCCATTTCTTTTAGGCCATCAGCTTGTGGGATTGTACGTGGGAAACCGTCTAGTAGGAAACCTTTCTCACAGTCATCTTGAGCGATACGCTCTTTGATAAGACCAAGGATAATTTCATCAGAAACTAGCTGACCAGCATCGATTACTGATTTTGCTTGCTTACCAAGCTCAGTACCCGCTTTGATAGCAGCACGTAGCATGTCACCAGTTGAAATTTGAGGGATACCAAATTTGTTCATGATGAAGTTAGCTTGAGTACCTTTACCCGCGCCAGGAGCACCTAGAAGAATGATGCGCATGTTTAATCCTCTTATAAAATTATGATTTATACCGAAGCTCACTATTCCACCTTCCTCGTTCATTTTTAAGACAAACAGGAAAAGTTAGGTAACAGCTGAGATTAAGCAAAACTGTAAACAGAAGCAAAACGGTAAGTTTCGGTATAACGTTTAAAAATCATACAACTGGAGATGGTAGCTTCCTAGCCCCAGCTGATTAGGTCGAGCATTCTATCACATTAATATTCAATTTGGCTGAATTTACGACTAAAGAATGCATCGGCAACATTTGTTGTGACGATAACGGTGACGTTGACCACGTTAGGTCAATTTTCAACGACGTTCATAAAAAAAGCCCGCATTTGCGAGCTTTCTATTACAATTGTTGACTTAACCTAAAGTCGAAAGACTAACGCTTTGTTAGTAGCTCGTTGATTGCACCCAAGAATTGTGACGGATCTTCCATTGAGCCTTTTTCAGCTAGCATAGCCTGGCCAAAGAGTAACTCCACCCAACGGCCGAACGCTTGCTCATCGGCTTCATCAGCCATCTGTTTCACAAGTGCGTGCTCAGGGTTAATCTCAAAGATGTACTTCACTTCAGGAGCAGCTTGACCCGCCGCTTCAAGAAGCTTAGCCATTTGAGTGCCCATTTCGAAGTCGTCCGTCACAACAACCGCAGGCGTCGTTGCTAGCTTGAACGTAGTGCGAACTTCTTTAACACGACCACCTAGGTAAGATTGAGTACGCTCAACAACAGATTTAAACTCTTCTTCTGTCTCTTTTTGCTTCTCTTTCTCTTCTTCACCTTCAAACTTGCTTAGGTCTAAGCCCGCTTTAGTGATCGATTGGAACTGTTTCCCGTCGAAGTCTGTCAGGTAGTTCATTACGTACTCATCAATACGATCGTACATTAGAACCACTTCAATACCTTTAGCTTTGAACTGCTCCAAGTGTGGGCTGTTCTTAGCGGCAGCGTAGCTATCTGCTGTTAGGTAGTAAATCTTATCTTGGCCTTCTTTCATGCGCTCAACGTAAGATTCTAGGCTGATAGTTTGTTCAGCAGAATCCACTTCCGTTGACGAGAAACGAAGTAGACCAGCGATCTTCTCTTTGTTCGCCATGTCTTCAGCTGGGCCTTCTTTCAATACTAGGCCGAACTCTTTCCAAAACTCTAGGTACTTATCATTGTCATTCTTCGCCATGCGCTCAAGCATAGTCAGGACACGCTTGGTACATGCGCCACGAAGAGACTGAGTTACCTTATTATCTTGCAGAATTTCACGAGACACGTTCAATGGCAGATCGTTTGAGTCAATCAAGCCACGAACGAAACGCATGTAAGATGGCATGAACTGCTCAGCATCATCCATAATAAATACACGCTGCACATAAAGCTTCAAGCCGCTCTTGTGGTCGCGGTTCATCATGTCCCAAGGTGCTTTCGCTGGGATGTAAAGCAGGCTTGTGTAGTCGTTCTTACCTTCAACTTTGTTGTGGCTCCAGGTCAGTGGATCAGCAAAGTCGTGAGATACGTGCTTGTAAAACTCTTGGTACTCTTCTTTCTCGATATCAGACTTGTTACGAGTCCAAAGCGCTTGCGCCTTATTGATCTGCTCCCAATGCTTCTCTTCGGTGTCTTTACCTTCGTCATCTTTCACAGCTGTGAAGATAGAAACAGGAATGCCGATGTGGTCAGAATATTTACCGATCACTTCACGCAGACGCCATTCATTTAGGAACTCTTTACCGTCTTCGCGCATATGAAGAATGATGTCAGTACCACGAGACTCTTTAGTGATGTCTTCGATTGTGTAATCGCCTTCACCTGCAGAGTGCCACTGAACAGCTTCATTGTTCGGCAGGCCAGCTGCGCGTGTGCGAACTGTTACCGCGTCAGCAACGATGAATGCAGAATAGAAACCCACACCAAATTGACCAATCAGTTGAGAATCCTTGCTTTGGTCTTCAGATAGTTTTGAGAAAAAGTCTGCAGTGCCTGATTTAGCAATCGTACCTAAGTGCTCAATAACGTTGTCACGGCTCATTCCGATACCGTTATCAGAAATCGTCAAGGTATTTGCTTCTGCATTGAATGAAAGTTTTACACCTAAATCAGCATCGCCTTGGTAAAGGTCACCATTAGATAGGGCTTGAAAACGAAGCTTGTCAGCCGCGTCAGATGCGTTAGAGATCAGCTCACGTAGGAAGATTTCTTTATTTGAATACAGTGAGTGAATCATAAGGTGAAGTAGTTGTTTTACTTCAGATTGAAAGCCACGAGTCTCTTTATTTTGCGTTGCCGTTTCGCTCATTTTTACTCCAAAACATCTATACTTTATGTTGAATAATCATAGGGGCGTAACACTTGATGCTACTCTTCTGTTCATTAACATGAGGATGACAAATGTAAATTCAAGGTCAAAAATCATAAAAACACTGTTTTTTTTATCTGTTTTTATTATCCTTGAGCCTGATAAATATAAAAGAACATAAAATAAGCCATGATTTGGTGAAGAATTAACGGAACTTCACCTGAGATTTGTCTATTTCGCCCCCAAAACAATCCAAAATAGAAGAATTCAATGAGTAATATCGGCACAAAGTTTATTCTCGCACAACGGTTCGTATTCGATCCAAACAGCAATTCACTTGTCGATCAAATGAGCGACGGTGAAGTCGTACGTCTTGGTAGCAATGAAAGCCGCATTCTCTTGATGCTGTCAGAAAGGCCTAATGAAGTTATCACTCGTAATGAATTGCATGAGTATGTTTGGCGAGACCAAGGCTTTGAGGTGGATGACTCAAGCTTAACGCAAGCCGTATCGACTCTGAGAAAGATGCTCAAAGACTCGACCAAATCTCCTGAATTCGTAAAAACAGTACCTAAGCGCGGCTACCAATTTATTGCGACCGTTGAACGTTCTGCGCCACTGTCATCAAATGATCTGCCAGTAGCCGCTGAAATTGCAGAAAATGACGTTGAACCTATCCTAACGTTTGCAACGCCTGCAGCGACTGAACAAGCAATCACTGACACATTTGAACCCGAGCCAATTACAAAAGTTCAACAAACTAAGGTGGCAGTAGAACCAGCAACCGCTCCTGTTGTAGATCCGGCTAAAAGCACCAATAAATGGTTAACATTTTGGTTACTGCTTG is a genomic window containing:
- a CDS encoding peptide MFS transporter, producing the protein MPSNHNIFGHPRGLFLLFSTELWERFSYYAMRAILVLFLTDTTLNGGLAWSTKDALDLYGIYTGLVYITPLIGGWIADNYLGQRKSILIGGVLMALGQFTLALPNGFIGLDQVNALYLGLALLISGNGMFKPNISTMVGDLYQEGDNRRDGAFTIFYMGINLGALLGGLISGAAVDSFGWKAGFLAAGIGMVISLIMQVTMAQSWLGNIGSVPAAARAKALNKSKEKAPLTKEEFDRLKVILIMGLFVIVFWAGFEQAGGLMNIYTQQYTDRMIGGFEVPAAWFQSLNPFFIITLAPIIAAFWVKLGKREPNSPVKFAMALFFLALGFVCMMGAVMEQGGDLTVKTSMLWLVGAFFFHTLGELCLSPIGLSLVTKLAPLRLASLMMGAWFGFNAVANYVAGLVGSHVGELGAMSIFSGIAITATVSGILLLLCAGKLVSWMHGVETNMTLETEPKAKQATETSAA
- the hemH gene encoding ferrochelatase translates to MENNKKQGVLLVNLGTPDSATPAGVRRFLSEFLHDKRVVNLTRWLWCPILHGVILPIRSPKVAKLYQSVWMDEGSPLLVYSQRQAEKLQKKLEVPVALGMTYGNPSLKTGIEQLMERGVEDIIVLPLYPQYSGTTTAAVSDGLTKAFKQMPVIPSYRFIRDYYAHPSYAKALAESVRSHWDKNGRADHLVCSFHGIPKRLADEGDIYPQHCEATTKLLAAELGLSADDITMTYQSRFGREEWLKPYTDETLESLPSKGIKKIDIMAPAFSVDCLETLEEISDQCKETFIEAGGSDFSYIMCLNDRDSHIDMMAELVALYR
- the adk gene encoding adenylate kinase, with translation MRIILLGAPGAGKGTQANFIMNKFGIPQISTGDMLRAAIKAGTELGKQAKSVIDAGQLVSDEIILGLIKERIAQDDCEKGFLLDGFPRTIPQADGLKEMGIAVDYVVEFDVADDVIVERMAGRRAHLPSGRTYHNVYNPPKEEGKDDVTGEDLVVRDDDKEETVRARLGVYHDQTAPLISYYGKEAEAGNTQYLKFDGTKQVAEVSAELEKALA
- the htpG gene encoding molecular chaperone HtpG produces the protein MSETATQNKETRGFQSEVKQLLHLMIHSLYSNKEIFLRELISNASDAADKLRFQALSNGDLYQGDADLGVKLSFNAEANTLTISDNGIGMSRDNVIEHLGTIAKSGTADFFSKLSEDQSKDSQLIGQFGVGFYSAFIVADAVTVRTRAAGLPNNEAVQWHSAGEGDYTIEDITKESRGTDIILHMREDGKEFLNEWRLREVIGKYSDHIGIPVSIFTAVKDDEGKDTEEKHWEQINKAQALWTRNKSDIEKEEYQEFYKHVSHDFADPLTWSHNKVEGKNDYTSLLYIPAKAPWDMMNRDHKSGLKLYVQRVFIMDDAEQFMPSYMRFVRGLIDSNDLPLNVSREILQDNKVTQSLRGACTKRVLTMLERMAKNDNDKYLEFWKEFGLVLKEGPAEDMANKEKIAGLLRFSSTEVDSAEQTISLESYVERMKEGQDKIYYLTADSYAAAKNSPHLEQFKAKGIEVVLMYDRIDEYVMNYLTDFDGKQFQSITKAGLDLSKFEGEEEKEKQKETEEEFKSVVERTQSYLGGRVKEVRTTFKLATTPAVVVTDDFEMGTQMAKLLEAAGQAAPEVKYIFEINPEHALVKQMADEADEQAFGRWVELLFGQAMLAEKGSMEDPSQFLGAINELLTKR
- a CDS encoding winged helix-turn-helix domain-containing protein, whose translation is MSNIGTKFILAQRFVFDPNSNSLVDQMSDGEVVRLGSNESRILLMLSERPNEVITRNELHEYVWRDQGFEVDDSSLTQAVSTLRKMLKDSTKSPEFVKTVPKRGYQFIATVERSAPLSSNDLPVAAEIAENDVEPILTFATPAATEQAITDTFEPEPITKVQQTKVAVEPATAPVVDPAKSTNKWLTFWLLLAAFIMPILVLTFITPVESEFTVLTEVDGVKVQSPVNHPDLSSWLPAIEKCVLSYNTSHTGVLKPTEVIATGGQANNLALNYIHTQDYSSENVTLRIYANQSDVNDICNGGK